One window from the genome of Desulfobotulus pelophilus encodes:
- a CDS encoding transporter substrate-binding domain-containing protein — MEVFSTQSWDESLVLSKKGKCILLPFLNRTPERDVWLNFTRPYFIDSHVFVTRVDHDYIANVAGLRNKIMVLPLGTSVEERVRMDYPNLDLVIVPDEVTVFRMVEDGRADMTLRSLTMAAHTIRKEGRFNLKIAGGIPAYANELRAGVHRDYPELRDRLDAAIATLIPEEIQDAVNRHVPIRVGYRMGHGLFFQVAGTLLLLLMAAGLWTVQLRLFNRKLAGLAEKARRAEQHLRQLIDLMPGYVFVRDQQGRFVITNRALADLLGCLPDRVAGKTDLDYGRIRIMYSCIWQRITW, encoded by the coding sequence CTGGAAGTTTTTTCCACACAAAGCTGGGATGAGAGCCTTGTTTTGTCCAAAAAAGGGAAGTGCATACTGCTTCCTTTCCTGAACCGGACTCCGGAGCGGGATGTGTGGCTGAATTTTACCCGGCCTTATTTCATAGATTCCCATGTTTTTGTGACTCGGGTGGATCATGACTATATCGCCAATGTTGCGGGTTTGAGAAACAAGATCATGGTACTGCCTTTGGGTACCAGCGTGGAGGAGAGGGTGCGAATGGATTACCCCAATCTGGATCTGGTTATTGTTCCGGATGAGGTTACCGTGTTTCGCATGGTGGAAGATGGGCGGGCGGATATGACCCTTCGCTCCTTAACCATGGCGGCCCATACGATCCGTAAAGAAGGGCGGTTCAATTTAAAAATAGCGGGAGGAATTCCCGCCTATGCCAATGAGCTGCGGGCTGGGGTTCACAGAGATTATCCTGAGCTTAGGGACAGGCTGGATGCTGCCATTGCCACACTTATTCCGGAAGAAATACAGGATGCGGTGAATCGCCATGTCCCCATCCGTGTTGGGTATCGTATGGGTCATGGCCTGTTTTTTCAGGTTGCCGGTACCCTGCTTTTGCTGCTCATGGCCGCAGGACTGTGGACTGTGCAGCTCAGGCTGTTTAACAGGAAGCTGGCTGGGCTGGCAGAGAAGGCAAGACGGGCGGAGCAGCATCTCCGTCAGCTGATTGATCTGATGCCGGGCTATGTCTTTGTGAGAGATCAGCAGGGGCGTTTTGTGATTACCAACAGGGCGTTGGCAGATCTTCTGGGCTGTTTGCCGGACAGGGTGGCCGGAAAAACGGATCTGGATTATGGGCGGATCCGGATCATGTACTCTTGTATCTGGCAACGGATCACATGGTAA